The DNA sequence caattccagtaattccctcaagagcaagcagtgcgaccagtggcgaggaaaaactccctcttgggaagaaacctcggacagacccaggctcttggtaggcggtgtctgacgagccggttggggtcgtgatgaacagtggcgatagtagtcacattaataatggaacagtgactggatgtagcgggaagctgcagggttcagcaggacgcagcatgacattgcagggcatcgctgagctcagcagggagtgcagcaggaccacggggacagctgcaaccagggtcttggtgcaaacgttctccaaggaaacgctggggaaaaagcataaggacccgggagtaaactccccagaagctaggattagtaacaagcatttctgggacgggctgcacacaaatagtaatagtaatagtaacagtaatagaaacagtaatagaaagggagaagagagagcagctcagtgtgtcaaaggaaggaagtcccccggcagtctaggactataacagcgtaactataacaggtaactaagagagacaggtcataaggagaggtagctttttcgggcttagaactctccccctgccggatctggcttggctggcctgcctccctctactttgttatgtattattaatctaacaattatgaagagaagcagttgggccagttaggtgaacactgcaactcctcactcctaactataagctttatcaaataggagagttttaagttcattcttgaatgaggtgacagtttctgccccccagTCTTCGCCCCCGAACCCTGTTGTGTTCTCTGAAACAATGTTTTGCcattgttgttgtcattttgaAGAGGGTTAATGGCATCATTCAGTTCTTGCAAATCCCTGTCATTCAATGGGGAAAATCCTCTTTGAGAGTTTGGTGAGGAACAAAAACTAACCCTGCTGTTGAGAGTTCTGGGTTGTGAAGATGAGGCAAATCATTGTCCAGACTAAAAGCTGAACTGGTGTTCTATTTCCTTCAGATGACATAGAGTGATTGTTAAATCCAGCTTTGAATTCCTCCAAAGTACGGTTGATTCTGGGTAGAAAGACAtaatggagacaaaataggtCTGTTGCATTGTCTATGTCTAGGATACCCAGGGATTCCAGTTCATAAAAAATGGGTGCATAAATATGGCTGCAGTTTTTGTTCAAGTCTCGGTTAAAACGCTCGATCCTCTGGTTGTGTACAGAACTTCCTGTTAAGACAGAGCCTTCCCCCCTGCTTGCATGCATATCCTCCCAAATCTGAACGTTCTCTCCTCCGTGATCAGTCCTGATGTGCAGTGGTCTGCCAAACTGTCCAACAGCTGCAGTAAAGAGGTCTCTTACAGTTTCAGCACGATTATTGTTGGAGCAGTGAAGAAACATCAACATCCTACTGTAGCCGTCTATGGCTCCATGAACAACCAATTTCCACCTAATCAACTTATGGTTTCCGTCTACATGCCATATGAAATTTGGATGTGGGACAGAGTATACTCGCCGAGCTATTGCTGTTCTTCTCCTGGCTAGGACACCAATTGGGTCCATCCTTCGCAGTGAATCTCTTACACGTTGTCTTTGAACCACAATGTTTTTGGAGCGGAGATGCCCCATAAGCATCACTTCTCCAACATTTGGgtgttcagtttttatttgtgacACTTCAAGATCCAATTGTTGATCACTGATGCTCTTAAATTTTGACGTTGGGATATTATAGTCATGCAGTAACTTGTAGAAAGTTGGCCTTGAGATTGAAAGAATAGATGCCGCTTCTGTAAAGGTGGTTTTCAGTGAAAGAACATGTTCAAGCTCCTCTTTGGAAATCTGATGTCTTCCTTGGTAGTCATTCTAGAACACAGCAAAGAATATGACATTTGGCATGTTTCTATAACAAACAAGGGTTATTCAAGAGAGAATTATAGACATAACAGCATTCACATCCACTCATTATCTTTCTGACTGAAGAGAATTATAgattgtactgtacatttatttaaggaatatttaaataaaatggacaATCAAAAGATGAAAGGTTACTGAGAGGTAAATGagaaataaatcaaacaaataTGAACATGAATATTAATGAGTACTTACTGACAGACAGGTCACTGGAGCAAAGTCTGTTGTTGGTGAAGGTATGGTAGTGCTGGTGCTGGAGCCCTGAAGAGTTttgaaatataaacaaaataccAAAGACATTGTTATCTTGTCACATGTTATTGTTGTGTAAAATATGCCACCATGATTGGAACTAATGCCGAAACATTACACCACACAAATTAAATAACCAACAAACAGCCATTTAGGTTACAGGAGTATGAAAAGTATGCCCGCGGTATGATGTTCCAGTGGAGGTGGTGGGTGTGGCTGGCCCCGGTGGGTTATTGTAGGTGGTGGGAGCCTGAAGAGACATTAGCAAAATATTAGCAACATTAAatttcatgtgtttttaatgtttatatgcCCAGCAGTCAAAAAAACAGTGTTGAGATTGGCAAGgacaaaaagcaggaaaatgcaGAAACAAAGAGGTACATTTTATGCTTTTTACAGTATGCACTCATtcacattaaattaaatgtctTTATCATTGTGACTGCCTCTGTCCTCCATCAGCATTGCTCTCTCTCTAGCCAAACAGAGAACGGTTTTATCTTGTGAGTAAAGGCCAGCAGGTAAGCCAAGGTGAGATGTCTGACTGAGGACAGAGGCAGATTTCCATTTGACCAACAATTCACAGTGTCATTTGTGGGCCTGAGGTGTGACAAGTAGTCTCCATTAGCTGTAACgctaaattatataatttatgcTTTGCTGGTCAGAACATCTTCACATAATCTTGAACTCACATTTACTCATGAGTTCATCCCACTGCGTAACTTAACCGGTGTGAGTTTTACGGTTTATAGAAACAAATGTGCTACACATAAAGTGCATTGGTGCTAGTAGCAAATCTCTACtggctaccgttagctagtttagTTAAGTTAGCCTTGACAAGAATCCAATGCTACGTGATTTGGAAAACATAGCTACTTACCGAGGTGGCCTGTGGTGGCCCTGAGGCGGTTGCTGTCGCTGTTGAAAAAGTTTGAATAGCCGCCAGGACGGCTCTGCCGATGTTCTCGGCTAACGCCGATTCGTTGGACATTTTCACAGCGCCACCATGGCCGACATTACCGTACCTGGTCAGGGGCGGGCGGGGACAGGCTCTTGCTGGCCTTCATGCAAGCGAACATGACAGATCAGTCAAAGTGAGCCCCCTCGTGGCTGGCTATAGTGGCTACAGGTCATAAGTCTCGCCCCCTTCATAAAAGTGACACTAAAAACTCAAAGTACTCTTCAAATACAGTTTCTCCAAACGTGTTTATTATTTAGGTAGTTATTATCACGATAATCCATGTCCAAGAGTCCATTTCCCCGgatgagatgtttttttattcattatttgacactataaacacacactgacctcctcgagcttttattttggtactTCCGGTTACCGGCATTTTGAATTTGCATATTAGCTAAATATTTAGTTTCACCCGAAACATTTAGAttcaacatttagatttagatttatatttaacatttatatttaacatttagatttagatttagatttaatatttaaatttaacatttagatttatatttaaatgtaacatttagatttagatttaacatttagatttaacgtttagatttagatttagatttaacatttagatttaacatttagatttagattaagatttaatatttagatttaacattcagatttaacatttagatttaacgtttagatttaatatttagatttagatttaaatttaacatttagatttagatttaacatttaggtgTAACATTTAATGTTTAGatttaactatttaaaatatcTCTAAGTTGACAAATATTGTTCTAAATGTGCTAAAAAGTGACCCTCAAAAATTCATAccagttttttaaacattgtttgaagctaaatgtgacaaaatgttgcTGTTATTTTCAGAGGGAGCCGCTTTACAAACGGCACCCCATACGGTTTTGTAATCATTTACAATcgcgtaattgtctccatctatTGAAAGCCCAACCTACGTTGACTCATGTTTTCACCTGTcgtctttgtttaatttccttcttttctgtgatggtcctgccccagtatcaaaatttataaaagtaactgtgtgcacatcccaccttctggcaggtgcaggacaaatgaaaatacttaaaacgaaaataatataatgtccgcaacactgctttaaactcccatatttaatataaaaatgcaacgtttcgacctgccccagtatcagccataactatagcagataacttctaaaataacataaaGAAATCTACGgttaccttttacctggctggatacgctaacacaggcttttccagtgttacaaagaaatctgtgacccatcagaatgtgtgctctgtagcgcTGTCTACTTGCcgtaaatcattctgtgactttgtGGGAAAAATCGGACCTtgtgttcttttcactgttagtctcgtatgcagttacaggtcatttaagatcattatatgaaaaatgacagcatttcagaaacactaaaaagttacatatagtcacttaaaatgatttttatttgtagtatCGCTTTTCTTCCACTATATTCTGTTCGTAAGCATGGCCAGAGATGTGCTTATATTGTTTAGCCATGTTCTTACGCATAACATATGCACACATCTGTGCGTACGCACTGTTGATAAATGAGGCACCAGAGTTAGTTGACGCAACCCATGGCTGCTCATCTTCCCATGGGGTGgcaacacactgtcacacacacacacacacacacttcacagcTGGAGATGGCAGGTAGCATAAGGTCATAATATGGAATCATGGTGATATCACTGGCCTTGTCATACAAACTCACAAATCAATTGCTGCTGAGGACTGGTGTCACACATCCAGAGCTGCTGGCAGAAGAGTTACAACAACACAGGGATACACAAGTATAGCGACATATGCCAGCACCTTCTGGAGCACTTTGGTTGTTGTATTTTTACCAAGCTAGTACTTCAGGTTAGCCAATGATAGCGTTCCAGTGATATCAGTTGTAACATTACTGTATGTAACGTTTTAGTGTACTGTAACGTTATATAGCTCAGTTAAGGTATATAAATGGAAGAATAGCACTCTGACCTCTCCCAGTGTTTGACCAAATCTTCGGGAGGAGGAGCGGACAtctgtatcagcctggtacggAGGACACACTCAGCTGAAAAgggatttttttaattagtacATTCAACTGACTGAAGCAGCGTCAAGTGTCGTCCTTTTCAATGGAATTCAattgctaggcaacagcctgGCCCCTTGTTAACTTCGTGAACTTGACTGGTATTTtgacagtaggcctatataataTTGAATTACATGATAAAAGAAACCCCactctgatttaaaaaaaaaatcataataagatttttattgacatttctgttTCTATTTGTCATCTGTCATATCATTTGAACAGTTCATTCCACTTTTTTGAAATTCATAAAGTAACAATTGCACTTAAATACAATGTTGAGGTAGTCAACTTGCTACCTCACTATTTCTGATAGAAGTATTGAACTTTTACTCTTGTATCTAAATGACCTGACTCATGTAACAACTAACTTGTTGGCAGATAGAGCATACAGTATGGCactcaaaaacaaaagttacCTAACAGTTAACTGTAGTATACATATGAAGGAACCCAAACAATGGAGCCACACACTGTCTCATTAACAAAGTCCCTATATCACACAGCTGTTCTCAATTATGGCCTGAGTATATCTGAGTAGTCCTTTCCTGAGGACTGTGTGGACTTTAACTCACTGAATGTCTGTTTATTTCAAACAAGAGACAATTAATCAACCTGAAGCTACGATTCTTTTGTAAATATGGAGTTTTGGGGGGCAGCAGATTCTCAGCACTCTAGTTAGTAGACATCCTAGAGCTTGCATATTGAACTTGATTGTGTGTATCGTATTAACATGTGTTAACTTTgatttggtagttttgattttCACACCACACCTGTCATAGTGGATGTTGAGGATTTGATTTTGGCAGGTCTAAATGATTAAAGGCGAATATGAAACATGAGCGATTTACAGATGTTGTGTCACAAGTTAATCTGGGCGCAGTGTAACGTTACCACAGCTAACAGCGGTCTCCACTCTGCGTTCGAGCCGCTTCCTCAACAAACACCTCAGACTGTTTCCCGTATATGCTGTATGTAGCCTAAGTACAaacacattaaaggtcccatggcatgaaaatgtcactttatgaggttttttaacattaatatgcgttcccccagcctgcctatggtcacccagtg is a window from the Perca fluviatilis chromosome 1, GENO_Pfluv_1.0, whole genome shotgun sequence genome containing:
- the LOC120559126 gene encoding uncharacterized protein LOC120559126; amino-acid sequence: MSLVFCLYFKTLQGSSTSTTIPSPTTDFAPVTCLSNDYQGRHQISKEELEHVLSLKTTFTEAASILSISRPTFYKLLHDYNIPTSKFKSISDQQLDLEVSQIKTEHPNVGEVMLMGHLRSKNIVVQRQRVRDSLRRMDPIGVLARRRTAIARRVYSVPHPNFIWHVDGNHKLIRWKLVVHGAIDGYSRMLMFLHCSNNNRAETVRDLFTAAVGQFGRPLHIRTDHGGENVQIWEDMHASRGEGSVLTGSSVHNQRIERFNRDLNKNCSHIYAPIFYELESLGILDIDNATDLFCLHYVFLPRINRTLEEFKAGFNNHSMSSEGNRTPVQLLVWTMICLIFTTQNSQQQG